One stretch of Periplaneta americana isolate PAMFEO1 chromosome 1, P.americana_PAMFEO1_priV1, whole genome shotgun sequence DNA includes these proteins:
- the LOC138713267 gene encoding armadillo repeat-containing protein 1-like isoform X2, translating to MLVVSLASSDMYISTTALETVHILMQNKLNHSALCSTYGILEAVKFSSERMIDEDMVQIAKQILHILTGPAYGTRSRKKKQEHSEQDRTSISQTKEIVLYVQGLGSNNLKNLEKLLIHQRGVVSLHVSLEEQTCTLRVLKDVSPRILAKSIFEKLHLEVKLVVRSAIQDRMLLSLHDQEDDSCCDLPPYLPEVDSPVRNKAVTRLGQWKASASGVLDWFQKSFFW from the exons ATGCTAGTAGTAAGCTTGGCAAGCAGTGATATGTATATCAGCACAACAGCTTTGGAAACAGTGCACATTCTGATGCAAAATAAGTTAAACCATTCTGCTCTATGTTCTACTTACGGGATTCTGGAGGCAGTCAAATTTTCATCAGAAAG GATGATAGATGAGGACATGGTACAGATAGCAAAGCAAATACTTCATATATTGACGGGACCAGCCTACGGCACCAGGAGTCGCAAAAAGAAACAGGAACATTCAGAGCAGGATCGAACCAGCATCTCGCAGACAAAAGAAATTGTTCTGTATGTGCAAGGTCTTGGTTCG AACAATCTGAAAAACTTGGAGAAATTACTCATCCATCAGAGAGGTGTCGTATCTCTCCATGTGAGTCTGGAAGAGCAGACTTGCACACTCAGAGTCTTGAAAGATGTGTCTCCAAGAATCCTTGCAAAATCCATATTTGAGAAGCTACACCTGGAAGTTAAGCTGGTTGTCAGAAGTGCCATCCAGGATCGA ATGCTTCTCTCACTCCACGATCAAGAAGATGACAGCTGTTGTGACCTGCCACCATACCTTCCAGAAGTTGATTCTCCAGTTCGCAACAAGGCTGTGACCAGACTGGGTCAGTGGAAGGCCAGTGCATCGGGAGTTCTCGATTGGTTTCAAAAGTCCTTTTTTTGGTGA
- the LOC138713267 gene encoding armadillo repeat-containing protein 1-like isoform X1: protein MMELDEVETEFVNKCKAMALNPKNHAELRKNVSYLEMLVVSLASSDMYISTTALETVHILMQNKLNHSALCSTYGILEAVKFSSERMIDEDMVQIAKQILHILTGPAYGTRSRKKKQEHSEQDRTSISQTKEIVLYVQGLGSNNLKNLEKLLIHQRGVVSLHVSLEEQTCTLRVLKDVSPRILAKSIFEKLHLEVKLVVRSAIQDRMLLSLHDQEDDSCCDLPPYLPEVDSPVRNKAVTRLGQWKASASGVLDWFQKSFFW from the exons ATGATGGAGTTGGATGAAGTCGAAACAGAATTTGTAAACAAATGTAAAGCAATGGCATTAAATCCTAAGAATCATGCGGAGTTACGGaag AATGTGTCTTACCTGGAGATGCTAGTAGTAAGCTTGGCAAGCAGTGATATGTATATCAGCACAACAGCTTTGGAAACAGTGCACATTCTGATGCAAAATAAGTTAAACCATTCTGCTCTATGTTCTACTTACGGGATTCTGGAGGCAGTCAAATTTTCATCAGAAAG GATGATAGATGAGGACATGGTACAGATAGCAAAGCAAATACTTCATATATTGACGGGACCAGCCTACGGCACCAGGAGTCGCAAAAAGAAACAGGAACATTCAGAGCAGGATCGAACCAGCATCTCGCAGACAAAAGAAATTGTTCTGTATGTGCAAGGTCTTGGTTCG AACAATCTGAAAAACTTGGAGAAATTACTCATCCATCAGAGAGGTGTCGTATCTCTCCATGTGAGTCTGGAAGAGCAGACTTGCACACTCAGAGTCTTGAAAGATGTGTCTCCAAGAATCCTTGCAAAATCCATATTTGAGAAGCTACACCTGGAAGTTAAGCTGGTTGTCAGAAGTGCCATCCAGGATCGA ATGCTTCTCTCACTCCACGATCAAGAAGATGACAGCTGTTGTGACCTGCCACCATACCTTCCAGAAGTTGATTCTCCAGTTCGCAACAAGGCTGTGACCAGACTGGGTCAGTGGAAGGCCAGTGCATCGGGAGTTCTCGATTGGTTTCAAAAGTCCTTTTTTTGGTGA